The segment GGGCCCAGGCCTGGGGGCGGGATCCGTTTCTCTACGTTTCTGCAGTCGCATGTTTCGAAACACTGTTTTGGACGAGGGGCGCCGGTTAGCCGTGACTCTTGCTTGAGGCGCAGCTTTCATCCACCTGGCTCTGTTGGTAGACGCCGGTTAGGCGGCAAGTCCCACGGCCTGGTTTGTAAAAATGCAGACGTCCTTTGTTCGTTGCAGGACCGCTGGATCCAATCATTCCGTCAACGTCTCGTGGCTGAGACGAACGCAATTTACGAGTAATTGTCTTCTATTTCAACCTTCAGATTTACATTCATGGAGAGCCACCACCTGCTGAAATACCACATCGAGTGTGCTATTTGTCTCCCACACATCGAACTATGCTTGAAGAACAAAGggggaggaaaagaaaggcaCCAGGAAAGGGAAATAACCTCTGATACGCCAACGCCAGACAAacaccatccatccatgaGCACAGAACACCGGTGAAATACTGCAAGAGACGGTGATCCTTTCGAGTCTTCTCCTTGTGCTGCTCGACGCTCGCCAACATATGCTATGCGATAAACTGCGGACATTGACGCTCCGTCCTTACATGGCCATTTCGGCTTGGAGCTTTCTGAGCTcggcttcttcgtcgtcctctTCGACCGCTTGGCCCCTGCTTGGAACGGCTGGTAATCCGTGTCAGCAACTGTGCATACCacctgtcttttttttttcaaataGCTTGGCCAAACTTACGCTCCTGGTTTGCCACTGACGGCATTTTGTGCACAATATCTGCAACAGGCACGCTTCCTGTCTTGAGGATATCCTCGTCCAGCTTCTCCTGCTGAAGCTggtccagctcgtcctctagctcgtcgtcatcgatGACCTCGCCAATATGATTCGAAGTAATTGCATTGACAATCTCCTCGCTAAGTGCGTTTTGCTCTCGAAGTTCATCCCTATACCAATCCAGGTCAGCATATCCATCGCCAAGACGTCCCGCATGATGACGGTCCGAGTTCGTCGAATACCAAGGTGCACATACATTGTCTGGTCGACCTTCTCTGGCGTAAGCTTGCCGTGAAtattcgccatggccttgccCGCTTGCTGCATCGCCAGCAAAGTCTCGTGGTTAATGTTGGCCGATTCTATCGCATTGATCTGCGTCTCGAGGGTGCCTATTTGCGCCAAGGTCTGATCCAAGGTATGTTCGTTCGCCTTCTTACGTCGCAGGGCCGCCTTTGCCGCTGAAAATCAAATACGAAAAGTCAGTGTCTATTCCCTTCTTGTTCCCATGATATGCCTTGTATCGTCCAGGTCTCAATAGCCCGAAGAAAGGGAGTCATGGCACATTGTAATCCTTACCATTCTTGTTTGTAGTGGCGTTCTTGCGCGCAATATTGTGCTGTTCGTCTATTTGGTTCTGCAGGTGCTTCTCTCGCTTCTGCAGCATATCAAGCTGCGAACGGAGGTTGAGGATGGCATTCTTGGGAGAGTCTTTGCGAGACTGGGCGGAACCACCGCCGAACCAGCTCCACATGTCGAATGTCCGGGTTGTAGATAACGGCTCAGAAGCTACGTGTGTGTTGTGAAAGTAAGGAGCGAGTATCTACAATAAACTCTCGTCAGTGGTCGAGGTATTGTAGGGTCAGAGCCGTCGGCCTCGGTTGGATGATTCCGTCGCGTGAATGTGAGTGCCGGAGTCGTTTGGTGGGGTATTCTTGACACAAATCGTGAGGCGAACTTGGTCGGGTTCTCGACGAGCGAAGTCGGGGTAGGCGGTAGGCGGTAGGCGTTGTCAAGGCAGCGGAATAAATGCCTTCAGGCAAATCCCGCTCTGCCGTAGATGGCCGTAGATCGACGTAAAGACGTAACTCTATTTGATTTGGCAGTTGGCGGTACGAGGGATGCGTAGGCAATAATCTACGGACAATGTATGGAGGCTGCAGAGCAGTAAAATGAACCGCATGTGGCGGCATCGCTGCCTGTCCAGGTCAAGCGGGACGCATCTATCAGCGGGTCAACTGGCTGATGACGGCACTCTTGCCCAGCAACGCTCAGGGTTGGGTCATTGGCCACTTCATCAATGTTTAGCCGTGTTTCACCCGTTCATCATGTGACGCCAGCCATACCGGACTCGGCCAGGAACATATGACACCCCCAGCAAGGAAGCGAATAGGCAAGATTATGCACACAGGCTGCAGTAGG is part of the Metarhizium brunneum chromosome 4, complete sequence genome and harbors:
- the SNF7 gene encoding Vacuolar-sorting protein SNF7; the protein is MWSWFGGGSAQSRKDSPKNAILNLRSQLDMLQKREKHLQNQIDEQHNIARKNATTNKNAAKAALRRKKANEHTLDQTLAQIGTLETQINAIESANINHETLLAMQQAGKAMANIHGKLTPEKVDQTMDELREQNALSEEIVNAITSNHIGEVIDDDELEDELDQLQQEKLDEDILKTGSVPVADIVHKMPSVANQEPVPSRGQAVEEDDEEAELRKLQAEMAM